In Streptomyces thermolilacinus SPC6, a single genomic region encodes these proteins:
- a CDS encoding TauD/TfdA dioxygenase family protein: MTLSPDYTLTAIKPFGAVVQARRGGADLGDLDIGAVRALVGEHRIIVLRGFRPWERKEQLVEYARRWGDLLAWNFGEVLDLEVHADPKDYVFTPGPVPYHWDGAFAEKTPTHQVFQCVKAPARGTGGRTTFCDTTMVLDTLPAEKRAQWEALTVTYRKEKTAHYGGHITAPLVQSHPHTGAPVIRYAEPLAPEEFLSPLFLEVAGLPEGTGAEEFFADIRERLYAADVMYEHAWEDGDYVITDNHALLHGRTAFTQGSPRHLRRVHVL, encoded by the coding sequence ATGACCCTGTCCCCCGACTACACCCTCACCGCCATCAAGCCGTTCGGCGCCGTCGTTCAGGCGCGGCGGGGGGGCGCCGACCTCGGCGACCTCGACATCGGCGCCGTGCGCGCGCTGGTCGGCGAGCACCGGATCATCGTCCTGCGCGGGTTCCGCCCCTGGGAGCGCAAGGAGCAGCTGGTCGAGTACGCCCGTCGCTGGGGCGACCTGCTGGCCTGGAACTTCGGCGAGGTCCTCGACCTGGAGGTGCACGCCGACCCCAAGGACTACGTGTTCACGCCGGGCCCCGTGCCGTACCACTGGGACGGGGCGTTCGCCGAGAAGACGCCCACGCACCAGGTCTTCCAGTGCGTGAAGGCGCCCGCGCGCGGCACCGGCGGCCGTACGACGTTCTGCGACACGACCATGGTGCTGGACACGCTCCCCGCCGAGAAGCGCGCCCAGTGGGAGGCGCTGACCGTCACGTACCGCAAGGAGAAGACGGCGCACTACGGCGGGCACATCACCGCGCCGCTCGTGCAGTCGCACCCGCACACCGGCGCACCGGTCATCCGGTACGCGGAGCCGCTGGCGCCCGAGGAGTTCCTCAGCCCGCTGTTCCTGGAGGTGGCGGGGCTGCCGGAGGGCACCGGCGCGGAGGAGTTCTTCGCCGACATCAGGGAGCGCCTGTACGCGGCGGACGTGATGTACGAGCACGCGTGGGAGGACGGCGACTACGTGATCACCGACAACCACGCCCTGCTGCACGGCCGCACCGCGTTCACCCAGGGGTCGCCGCGCCATCTGCGGCGCGTGCACGTCCTGTGA
- a CDS encoding MFS transporter: MNVVNIALATISADLDVSPSMAQWAVLGYQLAVVSLLLPAGRWLDGGRGGPGSRGPDGSGGGVGLRPALLLAVSGFSVCGMLAALAPWMAWLAAARVAQGVFGALLFVLMPVLVMRAVPPSMRGRAMSVPATLGPLGAVTGPAVGGVLLDAFGWRAVLLVKLPVCLVALVVVARVLPRRGGLTAPGRQPLADAALVGGAVAALLLGLTLAPEVPAWLLLGLAALPPLVWWSRRPAARPVLDVVRASGVGGVYGAVFALAAGFAAMHYVVALRLQSDSGLSATATGLTVLAFPLAMGLMGPLGGRLADKVGARPTALAGACVTALGLTLLALTGDHWTQADIAWRLALAGAGMGLYGGPTQTLVMTAAPPRAVGVAGSLVQLSRSLGFAMGPALAGAAWGLAGRADGADGARYGLYIAAGAAWLCVLLLAAGRVPAGAARGAGGARGRREDVGVPPVPAKPGTGGSVEALRNTGLSTDGLPTTARSTPEVERA; this comes from the coding sequence ATGAACGTCGTCAATATCGCGCTGGCCACCATATCCGCCGACCTGGACGTCTCCCCGTCGATGGCGCAGTGGGCGGTCCTCGGCTACCAGCTCGCCGTCGTGTCGCTGCTGCTGCCCGCGGGCCGCTGGCTGGACGGGGGCAGGGGAGGACCCGGCTCCCGGGGCCCGGACGGCTCCGGCGGCGGTGTCGGGCTGCGGCCCGCGCTGCTGCTGGCGGTCTCCGGGTTCTCGGTGTGCGGGATGCTCGCCGCGCTCGCCCCGTGGATGGCGTGGCTGGCCGCCGCCCGGGTCGCGCAGGGCGTCTTCGGCGCGCTGCTGTTCGTCCTGATGCCCGTCCTGGTGATGCGGGCCGTGCCGCCGTCGATGCGGGGCCGCGCGATGAGCGTGCCCGCGACGCTCGGCCCGCTGGGCGCCGTCACCGGTCCCGCCGTCGGCGGTGTCCTGCTGGACGCGTTCGGCTGGCGTGCGGTCCTGCTGGTCAAGCTTCCGGTGTGCCTGGTCGCCCTGGTCGTCGTGGCGCGCGTACTGCCCCGGCGCGGCGGGCTCACGGCACCCGGCAGGCAGCCCCTCGCCGACGCGGCGCTCGTCGGCGGAGCCGTCGCCGCGCTGCTCCTCGGCCTGACCCTGGCGCCCGAGGTGCCGGCCTGGCTGCTGCTGGGCCTCGCCGCGCTGCCGCCGCTCGTGTGGTGGTCGCGCCGCCCCGCCGCCCGCCCGGTCCTGGACGTGGTCCGCGCGTCGGGCGTGGGCGGGGTGTACGGGGCGGTGTTCGCGCTCGCGGCGGGGTTCGCCGCCATGCACTACGTGGTCGCGCTGCGGCTCCAGAGCGACAGCGGCCTCTCCGCGACGGCGACCGGCCTGACCGTACTGGCGTTCCCGCTGGCCATGGGGCTGATGGGGCCGCTCGGCGGACGCCTCGCCGACAAGGTGGGCGCCCGCCCCACGGCGCTGGCCGGGGCGTGCGTCACCGCGCTGGGCCTCACGCTGCTGGCCCTGACGGGCGACCACTGGACGCAGGCGGACATCGCCTGGCGGCTCGCGCTGGCCGGTGCCGGGATGGGGCTGTACGGCGGGCCGACGCAGACCCTCGTGATGACGGCCGCCCCGCCCCGCGCCGTGGGCGTCGCCGGGTCGCTGGTGCAGCTCTCGCGCAGCCTCGGCTTCGCGATGGGCCCCGCGCTGGCGGGCGCCGCGTGGGGCCTCGCGGGCCGCGCGGACGGGGCGGACGGCGCCCGGTACGGCCTGTACATCGCGGCGGGCGCGGCCTGGCTGTGCGTCCTGCTCCTGGCGGCCGGGCGGGTGCCGGCCGGGGCCGCTCGTGGAGCCGGAGGGGCGCGCGGGCGTCGAGAGGACGTGGGGGTCCCCCCCGTTCCGGCGAAGCCGGGAACAGGGGGGAGCGTGGAGGCCCTGAGGAACACAGGGCTGAGCACGGACGGCCTCCCGACAACCGCGCGGAGCACCCCGGAGGTGGAACGGGCCTAA
- a CDS encoding ABC transporter ATP-binding protein, translated as MNTAVDIAVEGLSVAYAGRAVVSGVHLIAAAGEIAGLVGPNGSGKSSVLRTVYRHLRPAAGRVLVDGRDVWDLTPVQAARRVAALPQERTSDFELTVGDIVMMGRTPYKGPFSGEDATDRAVVAGVLERVGMGDARNRPFSALSGGERQRVLLARALAQDPEVLVLDEPTNHLDVLHQVELLALLREQRRTTLVSLHDLNAAASVCDRLHVLHRGRVVASGAPREVLTPELLREVFGVRAAVLDHPLTGDPLIAFDHHAPSPLTRGATP; from the coding sequence GTGAACACGGCCGTGGACATCGCCGTCGAGGGCCTGAGCGTCGCGTACGCGGGGCGGGCCGTCGTGTCGGGCGTCCATCTGATCGCGGCGGCCGGGGAGATCGCGGGGCTCGTCGGGCCGAACGGCAGCGGCAAGTCCAGTGTGCTGCGCACCGTGTACCGGCACCTGCGGCCCGCGGCCGGACGGGTGCTGGTGGACGGGCGTGACGTGTGGGACCTGACGCCCGTGCAGGCGGCGCGGCGGGTGGCGGCGCTGCCGCAGGAACGCACCAGTGACTTCGAGCTGACGGTCGGTGACATCGTCATGATGGGCCGCACGCCGTACAAGGGGCCGTTCTCCGGGGAGGACGCCACCGACCGGGCCGTGGTGGCGGGCGTACTGGAGCGGGTCGGGATGGGCGACGCGCGGAACCGGCCGTTCTCGGCGCTGTCGGGCGGTGAGCGGCAGCGGGTACTGCTGGCGCGGGCGCTGGCGCAGGACCCCGAGGTGCTGGTGCTGGACGAGCCGACCAACCACCTGGACGTCCTGCACCAGGTCGAACTGCTGGCGCTGTTGCGGGAGCAGCGGCGGACGACACTGGTGTCGCTGCACGACCTGAACGCGGCGGCGTCCGTGTGCGACCGGCTGCACGTGCTGCACCGGGGGCGGGTGGTGGCGTCGGGGGCGCCGCGGGAGGTGCTGACGCCGGAGCTGCTGCGGGAGGTGTTCGGGGTGCGGGCCGCGGTGCTGGACCACCCCCTGACGGGCGACCCCCTGATCGCCTTCGACCACCACGCCCCGTCCCCCCTGACCAGGGGAGCGACCCCATGA
- a CDS encoding L-tyrosine/L-tryptophan isonitrile synthase family protein has translation MSGSPADDILRLVFSFRRLAHGPADGACAAGTCEECFALHRPKVERFIEQGVPVHFVIPAFPAKSPNPQKVLGTLPDMAERVSLEFLQELCDYTRHYYEPGARITICSDGHVFSDLVGVPDETVHAYGAELESLLAAIGADAINTYGLEDAFPGFPFDEQRAMLTSQYAVPVEDVRARALAEPAARNIFGGIHRFLFEDRMALSTGRSRNSVREETKSLAYQVIQRSDAWSQLVEDFFPEALRLSIHPQVSHSPKIGIHMMRTKDNWLTPWHGVALDDGDGIRLVKRHEAEQLGATLVMRGGRVSHYIAPNVSTSAKPLIEEVAS, from the coding sequence ATGTCCGGTTCACCCGCGGACGACATTCTCCGTCTGGTCTTCTCGTTCCGCCGCCTCGCCCACGGCCCGGCCGACGGCGCCTGCGCCGCCGGGACGTGCGAGGAGTGCTTCGCGCTGCACCGGCCGAAGGTGGAGCGCTTCATCGAACAGGGCGTTCCCGTCCACTTCGTGATCCCGGCGTTCCCCGCCAAGTCGCCCAACCCGCAGAAGGTGCTCGGCACGCTCCCCGACATGGCGGAGCGGGTGTCGCTGGAGTTCCTCCAGGAGCTGTGCGACTACACCCGCCACTACTACGAGCCGGGCGCGCGGATCACCATCTGCTCCGACGGCCATGTCTTCAGCGACCTCGTCGGCGTGCCCGACGAGACCGTCCACGCGTACGGCGCCGAACTGGAGTCGCTGCTGGCGGCGATCGGCGCGGACGCGATCAACACGTACGGCCTGGAGGACGCGTTCCCCGGCTTCCCGTTCGACGAGCAGCGGGCGATGCTCACCAGCCAGTACGCCGTCCCCGTCGAGGACGTGCGGGCCCGGGCCCTCGCGGAGCCCGCCGCGCGGAACATCTTCGGCGGCATCCACCGGTTCCTGTTCGAGGACCGGATGGCCCTGAGCACCGGCCGCAGCCGCAACAGCGTCCGGGAGGAGACCAAGTCCCTGGCGTACCAGGTGATCCAGCGCAGCGACGCGTGGAGCCAGCTGGTCGAGGACTTCTTCCCCGAGGCGCTGCGGCTCTCCATCCACCCGCAGGTCAGCCACTCCCCGAAGATCGGCATCCACATGATGCGGACGAAGGACAACTGGCTGACCCCCTGGCACGGGGTGGCGCTGGACGACGGCGACGGCATCCGCCTGGTCAAGCGCCACGAGGCCGAACAGCTCGGCGCGACGCTCGTCATGCGCGGCGGCCGCGTCAGCCACTACATCGCCCCCAACGTCTCGACATCCGCCAAGCCGCTGATCGAGGAGGTCGCGTCATGA
- a CDS encoding heavy metal translocating P-type ATPase, translated as MTAPGPVASATTTTDLIIGGMTCGACVARVEKGLAKLEGVVASVNLATHTARVTHPPTYTVPDLIAAVERSGFTAEPPAPPKAEEEPEAARQERREQEADADLAAQRQRMWITVALSVPVLALSMIPALQFSNWQWLCFALTAPVVFWSTWPCHVKAVRGLRHAASTMDTLVSLGTVAAFAWSTYALFLGGAGMPDMTMPFSLLPSPSADVAHVYLEAAVAVPMFVLTGRYLEARAKRGTGAALRSLARLAAKDVAVRCEKSGRERRVPIEQLRVGQVFVVRPGEKVATDGVVVEGSSALDLSLVTGESDPVEVGPGSPAVGAAVNAGGLLLVRATAVGEDTQLARITRLVTDALAGKARAQRVADQVAGVFVPVVLALAVTVLGFWLGAGADAQIAVTVAVSVLVVACPCALGLATPTALLAATGRGAQLGILVNGPRALETLRNVDTVVLDKTGTLTTGKLKVTGVTPLGGAHRDDERRAVLRLAAAVERGSDHPLGRAVVAYAHRTLGEDALPDVADFASTTGVGVAGRVEGRRVEVCAPGDEVLPEPLAGALTAAEEAAHTPVLVKVDGTAQAVIALGDTLRPGAYRAVERMRRLGLRPVLATGDRDATARAVAAELGIPEADVHARCTPEGKAALVAGLKADGRRVAVIGDGVNDTVALAGADLGVAMGGGTDAAIGAADVTLVREDIEAVADAVLLARRTLGTIRMNLVWAFGYNVVTIPLAATGWLNPMVASAAMSVSSVIVVTNSLRLRGWQPRRSARPARPGRPSVPARTPSEAHA; from the coding sequence ATGACCGCTCCCGGACCCGTGGCGTCCGCCACGACCACCACCGACCTCATCATCGGCGGCATGACGTGCGGGGCGTGCGTCGCCCGCGTCGAGAAGGGACTCGCGAAGCTGGAGGGCGTGGTCGCCTCGGTCAACCTGGCCACGCACACCGCCCGCGTCACGCACCCGCCGACGTACACCGTCCCCGACCTGATCGCCGCCGTCGAGCGGTCCGGGTTCACCGCCGAGCCGCCCGCCCCGCCGAAGGCCGAGGAGGAGCCGGAGGCCGCGCGGCAGGAGCGCCGCGAGCAGGAGGCCGACGCCGATCTGGCGGCCCAGCGGCAACGCATGTGGATCACCGTCGCACTCTCCGTGCCGGTACTCGCCCTGTCGATGATCCCCGCCCTCCAGTTCAGCAACTGGCAGTGGCTGTGCTTCGCGCTGACCGCGCCCGTCGTCTTCTGGAGCACCTGGCCGTGCCATGTGAAGGCGGTACGGGGCCTGCGGCACGCCGCGTCCACCATGGACACGCTCGTCTCGCTGGGCACCGTCGCGGCGTTCGCCTGGTCCACGTACGCGCTGTTCCTCGGCGGCGCGGGCATGCCGGACATGACGATGCCGTTCAGCCTGCTGCCGTCCCCGTCGGCGGACGTGGCGCACGTCTACCTGGAAGCGGCCGTCGCCGTACCGATGTTCGTGCTGACCGGCCGGTACCTGGAGGCCCGCGCCAAGCGCGGCACGGGCGCCGCGCTGCGGTCGCTCGCCCGGCTGGCCGCGAAGGACGTCGCCGTACGCTGCGAGAAGTCCGGCCGCGAGCGGCGCGTCCCGATCGAGCAGCTGCGGGTCGGGCAGGTCTTCGTCGTACGGCCCGGTGAGAAGGTCGCCACGGACGGTGTCGTCGTCGAGGGCAGCTCGGCGCTCGACCTGTCGCTGGTGACCGGCGAGAGCGACCCCGTCGAGGTGGGCCCCGGCTCCCCCGCCGTCGGCGCCGCCGTCAACGCGGGCGGGCTGCTCCTCGTACGGGCCACGGCCGTCGGCGAGGACACGCAGCTGGCCCGCATCACCAGGCTGGTGACCGACGCGCTCGCCGGGAAGGCCAGGGCGCAGCGCGTCGCCGACCAGGTCGCCGGGGTGTTCGTGCCGGTCGTGCTGGCGCTGGCGGTGACCGTGCTCGGCTTCTGGCTGGGCGCCGGGGCCGACGCGCAGATCGCCGTGACCGTCGCCGTGTCCGTGCTGGTCGTCGCCTGCCCGTGCGCGCTGGGCCTCGCCACGCCGACGGCCCTGCTGGCCGCCACCGGGCGCGGCGCGCAGCTGGGCATCCTCGTCAACGGGCCACGCGCCCTGGAGACGCTGCGCAACGTCGACACGGTCGTCCTCGACAAGACCGGCACGCTCACCACCGGCAAGCTGAAGGTCACCGGGGTCACCCCGCTGGGCGGGGCGCACCGCGACGACGAGCGGCGCGCGGTGCTGCGGCTGGCGGCCGCCGTGGAGCGGGGTTCCGACCATCCGCTGGGCCGGGCCGTCGTGGCGTACGCGCACCGCACGCTCGGCGAGGACGCGCTGCCCGACGTGGCGGACTTCGCGTCCACGACCGGGGTCGGGGTCGCGGGCCGGGTCGAGGGGCGGCGCGTCGAGGTGTGCGCGCCGGGCGACGAGGTGCTGCCGGAGCCGCTGGCCGGGGCGCTCACCGCCGCCGAGGAGGCCGCGCACACGCCGGTCCTGGTGAAGGTGGACGGCACGGCGCAGGCGGTGATCGCGCTGGGCGACACGCTGCGCCCCGGCGCGTACCGGGCGGTGGAGCGGATGCGGCGCCTGGGCCTGCGGCCCGTGCTGGCGACCGGCGACCGTGACGCCACGGCGCGGGCGGTCGCGGCGGAGCTGGGCATCCCGGAGGCGGACGTCCACGCGCGGTGCACCCCGGAGGGCAAGGCGGCGCTGGTGGCCGGGCTGAAGGCGGACGGCCGGCGGGTCGCCGTCATCGGCGACGGCGTCAACGACACGGTCGCCCTGGCCGGGGCGGATCTGGGCGTCGCCATGGGCGGCGGTACGGACGCGGCGATCGGCGCCGCCGACGTGACGCTGGTCCGGGAGGACATCGAGGCCGTCGCGGACGCGGTGCTGCTGGCCCGCCGCACGCTCGGCACCATCCGGATGAACCTGGTGTGGGCGTTCGGGTACAACGTGGTCACCATCCCGCTGGCGGCGACCGGCTGGCTCAACCCGATGGTCGCGTCGGCGGCCATGTCGGTCAGCTCGGTCATCGTCGTCACCAACAGCCTGCGGCTGCGCGGCTGGCAGCCGAGGCGGTCCGCCCGGCCCGCGCGGCCCGGCCGCCCGTCTGTTCCGGCCCGGACCCCTTCGGAGGCACACGCGTGA
- a CDS encoding NAD(P)/FAD-dependent oxidoreductase yields MRPYYDVVIMGGGPGGSSLAALLMKQGGLSVAVFEKEDFPREHIGESFAHPLIPVLEETGVLDKVLASDCWVKKFGGIFQWRGQDPHVAFFDHSNTVRDGAHRWAIHVNRSEFDKILLDHAAELGAEVFEGTAVSDCAPLPDGQGQEVTLKDGRTVRAGFFVDASGRRNSIVTKKRREWLSGYRNIAIWQHYLGGRTTQTLDGDWNIFREQDMSPIGCFAFRDGWCWYIPVPKVIDGKRVTTHSIGIVTDPAILRQPGADFTDPEVFLRTVKQVPKLGELIQDVTPVGDKMLTATNYSMINDKFADYDGRWILLGDASYFVDPLFSSGVAFATNQARAAAALIRETRREGLGEAEVRGLWRDYDTEWHGMAASFALSIDQWYYAIGKDNPDSVYWNSRGTDGPAGPDHETTFHALLNTAFTPDLLQVLSRGEGLAALDVDGPFMTAYAEANDLELDADTKVALKENVTVLTGPALDIPGFKAAIPPEPDLMPEEEQKAIAAYWDDPVRNGDLVDSPLDRTLAAHRFGFADDPEGPQVRGLDERDGAADLWERLRGGPVLWRDLVRGLHDGQERLLKRLLHAGMLDLGTRTTA; encoded by the coding sequence ATGCGACCGTACTACGACGTGGTGATCATGGGTGGCGGCCCGGGAGGGTCGTCGCTCGCCGCGCTGCTCATGAAGCAGGGCGGCCTCAGCGTCGCCGTCTTCGAGAAGGAGGACTTCCCCCGCGAGCACATCGGGGAGTCCTTCGCCCATCCGCTCATACCCGTCCTGGAGGAGACGGGTGTGCTCGACAAGGTCCTGGCGAGCGACTGCTGGGTGAAGAAGTTCGGCGGCATCTTCCAGTGGCGGGGGCAGGACCCGCACGTGGCCTTCTTCGACCACTCCAACACGGTCCGCGACGGCGCCCACCGCTGGGCGATCCACGTCAACCGGTCCGAGTTCGACAAGATCCTCCTGGACCACGCCGCCGAGCTGGGCGCCGAGGTGTTCGAGGGCACGGCGGTGTCGGACTGCGCGCCGCTGCCGGACGGCCAGGGTCAGGAGGTGACCCTCAAGGACGGCAGGACCGTCCGCGCCGGGTTCTTCGTGGACGCCTCGGGCCGCCGCAACAGCATCGTCACCAAGAAGCGCCGCGAGTGGCTCTCGGGGTACCGGAACATCGCCATCTGGCAGCACTACCTCGGCGGCCGTACGACGCAGACGCTGGACGGCGACTGGAACATCTTCCGCGAGCAGGACATGTCCCCGATCGGCTGCTTCGCCTTCCGCGACGGCTGGTGCTGGTACATCCCCGTCCCGAAGGTCATCGACGGGAAGCGGGTGACCACCCACTCGATCGGCATCGTCACCGACCCGGCCATCCTCAGGCAGCCGGGCGCCGACTTCACCGACCCGGAGGTGTTCCTCCGCACGGTCAAGCAGGTGCCGAAGCTGGGCGAACTGATCCAGGACGTCACCCCGGTCGGGGACAAGATGCTGACGGCGACCAACTACTCGATGATCAACGACAAGTTCGCGGACTACGACGGGCGCTGGATCCTCCTCGGGGACGCCTCGTACTTCGTGGACCCGCTGTTCTCCTCCGGCGTCGCCTTCGCCACCAACCAGGCCCGTGCCGCCGCCGCGCTGATCCGCGAGACGCGCCGCGAGGGCCTCGGCGAGGCCGAGGTGCGGGGGCTGTGGCGGGACTACGACACCGAGTGGCACGGCATGGCCGCGTCGTTCGCGCTCTCCATCGACCAGTGGTACTACGCCATAGGCAAGGACAACCCGGACAGCGTGTACTGGAACAGCCGCGGCACCGACGGCCCGGCGGGACCCGACCACGAGACGACGTTCCACGCGCTGCTCAACACGGCGTTCACCCCGGACCTGCTCCAGGTGCTCTCCCGCGGCGAGGGCCTGGCCGCGCTCGACGTGGACGGCCCGTTCATGACCGCGTACGCCGAGGCCAACGACCTGGAGCTGGACGCCGACACGAAGGTCGCCCTCAAGGAGAACGTCACCGTCCTGACGGGGCCCGCGCTCGACATCCCCGGCTTCAAGGCGGCCATCCCGCCGGAGCCGGACCTCATGCCCGAGGAGGAGCAGAAGGCCATCGCCGCCTACTGGGACGACCCGGTCCGCAACGGCGACCTGGTCGACTCGCCGCTCGACCGGACGCTCGCCGCGCACCGGTTCGGCTTCGCCGACGACCCCGAGGGCCCGCAGGTGCGCGGCCTGGACGAGCGGGACGGCGCCGCCGACCTGTGGGAGCGGCTGCGCGGCGGCCCGGTGCTGTGGCGCGACCTGGTGCGGGGCCTCCACGACGGCCAGGAGCGGCTGCTGAAGCGGCTGCTGCACGCCGGGATGCTCGACCTGGGCACCCGCACCACCGCCTGA
- a CDS encoding FAD-binding oxidoreductase, which produces MGQNSSGGDERAVAKWRDIVGPDALAYDEAALAEVSHNTSAFPSRRVVAVLRPSDADQVAGIVRVAREEKVPLHPYSTGRNWGLGSRLPVRDGCALLDLSAMNRIREVDPAGRYAVVEPGVTQLQLADHLAAHHPDLVANVTGSSPHSSVLGNLLERGTGFRRHRAEEVRGLEVVLGTGQRLRTGLWAGTSTRQLHHYPYGIGPQLDGLFLQSNLGVVTAAAVDLLPRQEEQRLLMFTLSESALPGVVDAVRGLFLRGTLRSITHIFNDKRILAMTADDRVPTWTGAVAVDGTAEQVALAVADVERTLAAEGAAVRVVAEADAARPGADPMVTAMWDVHSGRPTTAFLHGLYQSVPGKEVPADPDVLDGTSVGYLACMPVAAVDGRTVTDLVAVVEKTCADHGLVPAIAVNPTGPDYLESVVNLYFDRDDPEQEASARACNTELHRRLYEDGFRFYRVGVETMETLTEWDTAPWEAISLLKAALDPDGILSPGRYAPLS; this is translated from the coding sequence ATGGGCCAGAACAGCAGCGGAGGCGACGAGAGAGCGGTCGCGAAGTGGCGGGACATCGTCGGTCCCGACGCCCTCGCGTACGACGAGGCCGCCCTCGCGGAGGTCTCGCACAACACCTCGGCGTTCCCGTCGCGCCGCGTGGTCGCCGTGCTGCGGCCCTCCGACGCCGACCAGGTGGCCGGGATCGTACGGGTCGCCCGCGAGGAGAAGGTGCCGCTCCACCCGTACAGCACGGGCCGCAACTGGGGCCTCGGCTCCCGCCTCCCGGTACGGGACGGCTGCGCCCTGCTGGACCTCTCCGCGATGAACCGCATCCGGGAGGTGGACCCGGCGGGCCGGTACGCGGTCGTCGAACCCGGCGTCACCCAGCTCCAGCTCGCCGACCACCTGGCCGCCCACCACCCGGACCTGGTCGCCAACGTGACCGGCTCCTCGCCGCACTCCTCCGTGCTGGGCAACCTCCTGGAGCGCGGTACGGGCTTCCGCCGCCACCGCGCCGAGGAGGTGCGCGGCCTGGAGGTCGTGCTCGGCACCGGGCAGCGGCTGCGCACCGGCCTGTGGGCCGGGACGAGCACCCGGCAGCTGCACCACTACCCGTACGGCATCGGCCCGCAGCTCGACGGGCTGTTCCTCCAGTCGAACCTGGGCGTCGTCACGGCCGCCGCCGTGGACCTGCTGCCCCGCCAGGAGGAGCAGCGGCTCCTGATGTTCACGCTGTCCGAGTCGGCGCTGCCCGGCGTGGTGGACGCGGTGCGCGGGCTGTTCCTGCGCGGCACGCTCCGGTCGATCACCCACATCTTCAACGACAAGCGCATCCTCGCCATGACGGCCGACGACCGGGTGCCGACCTGGACCGGCGCGGTCGCCGTGGACGGTACGGCCGAGCAGGTCGCCCTCGCCGTCGCCGACGTGGAGCGCACCCTCGCCGCCGAGGGCGCCGCCGTGCGGGTCGTCGCGGAGGCGGACGCCGCCCGGCCCGGCGCCGACCCGATGGTCACGGCCATGTGGGACGTCCACTCCGGGCGGCCCACCACGGCGTTCCTGCACGGCCTGTACCAGTCGGTGCCCGGCAAGGAGGTGCCCGCCGACCCGGACGTGCTCGACGGGACGTCCGTCGGGTACCTGGCGTGCATGCCGGTCGCCGCCGTCGACGGGCGTACCGTCACCGACCTGGTGGCCGTCGTCGAGAAGACCTGCGCGGACCACGGCCTCGTCCCGGCCATCGCGGTCAACCCGACGGGACCCGACTACCTGGAGTCGGTCGTCAACCTGTACTTCGACCGCGACGACCCGGAGCAGGAGGCGTCCGCGCGCGCCTGCAACACGGAGCTGCACCGGCGGCTTTACGAGGACGGCTTCCGCTTCTACCGCGTCGGCGTGGAGACGATGGAGACCCTCACGGAGTGGGACACGGCCCCGTGGGAGGCGATATCCCTCCTGAAGGCCGCCCTCGACCCGGACGGGATCCTGTCCCCCGGCAGGTACGCCCCCCTCTCTTAG
- a CDS encoding HAD-IA family hydrolase, producing the protein MDTVLFDLDGTLVDTLDDIVRAVNTSLRDHGLPALSRAEVRDRVGEGGTALIEASVRKSGRAVGPAVVARAQEAYLTGYAASPAEDSRPYAGAVALLERLRAAGVRTALCTNKAGGVTAELLKALRLDGRFDAVVAGDGPAGRKPSPEPLHHALRLAGGTAGLMVGDSRHDLAAARAAGMPAAWVSFGYGRPGPAQAPDLEVAHLDALESAAHTARIQFHAIR; encoded by the coding sequence GTGGACACAGTCCTTTTCGATCTCGACGGAACCCTGGTGGACACCCTGGACGACATCGTCCGCGCGGTGAACACCTCTCTGCGCGACCACGGCCTTCCCGCCCTGTCCCGCGCCGAGGTCAGGGACCGGGTGGGCGAGGGCGGTACGGCGCTGATCGAGGCGTCCGTACGCAAGTCCGGGCGCGCCGTCGGACCCGCCGTCGTGGCCCGCGCCCAGGAGGCGTACCTGACAGGCTACGCCGCCTCGCCCGCCGAGGACTCCCGGCCGTACGCGGGTGCCGTGGCGCTGCTGGAGCGGCTGCGCGCGGCGGGCGTCCGTACCGCGCTGTGCACCAACAAGGCGGGCGGCGTCACGGCCGAGCTGCTCAAGGCGCTGCGCCTCGACGGCCGGTTCGACGCGGTCGTCGCCGGGGACGGCCCCGCCGGGCGCAAGCCGTCGCCCGAACCGCTGCACCACGCGCTGCGGCTGGCCGGAGGCACGGCCGGCCTGATGGTCGGCGACAGCCGGCACGACCTCGCCGCCGCCCGCGCCGCCGGCATGCCCGCGGCCTGGGTGAGTTTCGGATACGGCCGGCCCGGCCCCGCGCAGGCGCCGGACCTCGAGGTGGCCCACCTCGACGCGCTGGAGTCCGCCGCGCACACCGCACGCATCCAGTTCCACGCGATCCGATGA